A region of the Stegostoma tigrinum isolate sSteTig4 chromosome 5, sSteTig4.hap1, whole genome shotgun sequence genome:
GATGGGCTGCAAAGAGGTGAACTGTTGGTCAGTTATCAGTGATGACCAGACGCTACTGGCATTGCTGTTGTCATTGGATAAATGATGAAGTCTAGGCAAGTAGACCTCTCATCGTTGGGGCTGACTGCACAGTAGTTGGCCAGTGTGGGTGAGCATTAGTGTGAGAGACTGGAGTTATTCTTCACTTTTAATGTTGCTGCTGTGATCTGCCACCAAAACAATCTCCCTACCATCACGGTGACTGAGAAAGCTACAAATGTCCTGTTGCCTATTAGGACTTGCTTGGACTAACTTACAGATGCAGAGATATCAATCATGTTGCTCAAATAATAGCCTTTCCCTTACTGAAATCATATTTGAGTACAATCTACTTGGTGAGGGAGGTGTTTTCTAGACAAAGGAGATGAGTTTCCATATATGCAGTGATTCAACTGCCCTGCAAGATCCACATAAAATgctaagggcagcagatgcatgagaacaccattAATTGGGATCCAAGGGCAGATCCCTGTGGTCATAGACTGCCACATGGAAAAAGACATGTTATTCCTACTCTGTTCCCTGCCTGCAAATCAATTATCTATCCATGTCATTATACTATACCCAATCCTGAGAGCTTTAATTTTATATGATAATCTCTGTtgtggaaacttatcaaaagccttctgaaagtccaagcaaatgacatccacagcctgccctcatcaactctactaggtacattctcaaaaaattctaGCCGGTTTGCCAAGTAAGATTTATCTTCCATAAATCCATGCTAATCTGTCCGATTCTGTGACTGTATCCTAAGTGCTCTGCAATTAAATTTTTATGATGTGCACTAAAACTTTGTCCACTACCAATGTCAAGCTAAATGGTCTTTAATCACCacctttctctctatctccttaTTAAATTGTGGGCTTAAATTAGAAACTCTCCAATCCAtagcatttatttcagaatatatAGAACGTTGAAAGATGACCATCAGTGtttccactatttctagggccattTCCTTAAATACTCTGTGATGTGGATTATGGACCCTGGGGACTTATTTCCCTTTAATCTCAACAGTTTCCCCTGAACCATTTCTTTACTAATACCAACTTCCTTCAATTCCTCCATCTCTCCAGATCCTGCATTGACCCACATTTTTGACCCACATTTCAGAGAAGGGTCCCGAcatgaaacatcaagctttcctgctcctctgatgccgctgggcctgctgtgttcatccagcttcacaccgtgttatctcaagtGTACAGTCTGCtatctctttgttccccattataactgTCCCTGATTCTGACAGTGAGGATCTATTTTTCCATCACTAATCCCTGCAAGTTTACACCAGACTCTAATTCCTCCCACCCTCCTTCATAATCAATACCTTTGTCTTCCTTCGCTCAAATCGAAACTGTTCCCACACCGTTTTTTTACCAGATTGTATTCCCTATCTTTGGCTGTAGATGGAGGTAGAGAATAGCAACACAAAACAGCATttatcactgtattttgtaacaaaatacacatgacaataaatcaaatcaaatcaaatcaaatatcccTAATTTTCAGTTTTAGTCATGGCTGGGCTacctttcccattttatttttatGTCGGGCAGGAATAACAATTAGAACATAAGATAGGAGCAGATGAgaattctgggtaatccaaggtGGAGGACAGGAAAAAATTGTGGCTGTAAGACCTGCTCACTTTTTGAggtgttttcagtgttggagctgatttccttgaattctacGAGCAGCAATTACTGTTTAATAAGCTTTAGCCTTGTTTTGGAGTTTTGGTAAAAATTAGATCAAACCAACAgctatttaaaaaggaggaagagggAGTTCAGGGACCACTTGCGAGGTGCAGCAAATGGAGAAATGAACCCGCACGGCTGTGTGAGCGGGCGGTGAACGTGCACGGCCGTGTGAGCGGGCGGTGAATGTGCACACTGTGTAAGCAGGCTGTGAACGTGCACGGCCGTGAGAGTGGGCTATGAACGTGCACGGCCGTGTGAACGGGCGGTGAATGTGCACACTGTGTGAGCGAGCTGTGAGCGTGCATGGCCGTGTAAGCGGGCGGTGAATGTGCACGGCCGTGTGAGCGAGCTGTGAACGTGCACAGCGGTGTGTGCGGGCGGTGAACGTGCATGGCCGTGTGAGCGGGCTGTGAATGTGCACACTGTGTGAGCGGGCTGTGAACGTGCACGGCCGTGTGAGCGGGCTGTGAACGTGCACGGCCGTGTGAGCGGGCTGTGAACGTGCACGGCCGTGTGAGCGGGCTGTGAACGTGCACGGCCGTGTGAGCGGGCTGTGAACGTGCACGGCCGTGTGAGTGGGCTGTGAACGTGCACGGCCGTGTGAATGGGCTGTGAACGTGCACGGCCGTGTGAGCGGGCTGTGAACGTGCACGGCCGTGTGAGTGGGCGGTGAATACGCACGGCCGTGTGAATGGGCTGTGAACGTGCGGGGCCGTGTGAGTGGGCGGTGAACGTGTGCAGCCGTGTGAGCGGGCGGTGAACGTGCGTGGCCGTGTGAGCGGGCGGTGAATGTGCACACTGTGTGAGCGGGCGGTGAATGTGCACGGCCGTGTGAGCGGGCTGTGAATGTGCACGGCCGTGTGAGCGGGCTGTGAATGTGCACACTGTGTGAGCGAGCTGTGAATGTGCACGGCCGTGTGAGCGGGCTGTGAATGTGCACACTGTGTGAGCGAGCTGTGAATGTGCACGGCCGTGTGAGCGGGCTGTGAATGTGCACACTGTGTGAGCGGGCTGTGAACGTTGACGGCCGTGTGAGCGGGCTGTGAATGTGCACACTGTGTGAGCGGGCTGTGAACGTGCACGGCCGTGTGAGCGGGCTGTGAATGTGCACACTGTGTGAGCGGGCTGTGAACGTGCACGGCTGTGTGAATTGGCAGTGAACGTGCGTGGCCGTGTGAGCGGGCGGTGAAAGTGCGTGGCCGTGCACACTGTGTGAGCGGGCGGTGAACATGCACAGCTGTGTGAGGGGGCGGTGAACATGCACAGCTGTGTGAGCGGGCTGTGAACATGCATGGCCATGTGAGGAGGCGGTGAACGCGCACGGCCATGTGAGCGAGCGGTGGACGTTCACAGCTGTGTGAGCGGGCGGTGGACGTTCACAGCTGTGTGAGCGGGCGGTGGACGTTCACAGCTGTGTGAGCGGGCGGTGGACGTTCACAGCTGTGTGAGCGGGCGGTGGACGTTCACAGCTGTGTGAGCGGGCGGTGGACGTTCACAGCTGTGTGAGCGGGCGGTGGACGTTCACAGCTGTGTGAGCGGGCGGTGGACGTGCACAGCTGTGTGAGCGGGCGGTGGACGTGCACAGCTGTGTGAGCGGGCGGTGGACGTGCACGGCCGTGTGTGCGGGCAATGAGCGTGCACGGCTGTGTGTGCGGGCAATGAGCGTGCACGGCTGTATGAGGGGACAGTGAACGTGCACGGCTGTGTGAGGGGGCGGTGAGCCTGCCAACTGATTGCCTCTGTTGTTTAGTTTCAAGTATGTCTTGAAATGGGAGTttgttctaagaaaaataaaagccCTTTATTCATTAGCCGGATAAGGGTATTGCTTttagacagcatttatttcccacccctaattgcccacagggcatttctgagtcatccacattgcaggggtctggagtcatatggagtccagaccaggtaaggatgacagtttccttccctgaagaacattagtgaaccagatgggtttttcccaacaatcgatcATGGTtctcactagattcttaatttcagatattttactgaattcgagttccaccatctgccatggtgggatttgaacctaactcttcagaatgttatctgggtctctggattaacagtccagtgataacaccactaggccattgcctccctatgtTCTCTAAAAGTGTACTAAGAggtaatgttttcatgcagacggtggtacatgtatgaaatgagctgccagaagaagtgggggaggctggtacaaatactacatctaaaaggcatctggatgggtacatgaagaggaaaggtttagaggaattcggggtaaatgctggtaaatgggactagattaattttagaatatctggtcagcatggacaatttgaattgaagtgtctgtttccatgttgtgcagCTCCATGACGTTATGACTCTAATTTGGCCATTTGGCCGATTTAGTTGGCTCcattgtggctgatatgtttcacaGCTCCATTCTACTggcttctccccataacccttgatccccttaccaatcaagaacctatctctgtcttaaattagtaagtttgcagatgacactaaaattgtaggtgtcgtggacagcaaagaaggttaccttagagtacaatgggatcttgatcagatggtccaCTGGGCCAAAGATTGGcatgtggagtttaatttagataaatgtaaggtgctgcattttcgaaagacaaatcagggcaggatttgtacatttaatggtaaggtcctggggtgtgttgctgaacaaagagaccttggagtgtaggttcatagtaccttgaaaggaggtagataggatagtgaagaagacgtttggtatgcttgcctttattggtcagtgcattgacctTAAGAGTTGGGTTGGGAGGTCATTCTGCGTCTGGACAAGGTATTGGTTCGGCCACTCCCACTATTGGAATGCTGCGTTCAAATCTGGTCTCTTGCTCTATGAagaatgttgtaaaacttgaaagggttcagaaaagaattataGGTTACAAAGATATTACAGACATTATAGAatctcgacagtgtggaaacaggcctcaCAACACCccaggcctgggttcaattccaccctccaacgactgtctgtgtgaagtttgcacattctccccgtgtctgcgtggatttcttccgtttgctccggtttcatccctcAGACCAAAGATTCACGAGCTAGGTGGAtggggcatgctaaattgcccatagtgctcaggaatGTTTAATCCCAGTTACCACCCATATGCATCAGTATTGTCAGGAAACCTTTATTGGGTAAGCAAAATAAAACTTAACAACATCGGACAGAGGCTTTACTGCCTCATTGTGAGTTCTGATTAATCCTTGGGTGAGACAGACGCCTCGATTTCCTCTCACTCCCACTTCTGGTTTAGCACATGTCCTGCTGCACACAAaaataattctgaagaagagtcacgtCAGGTTGAGATGTTGAttcagtttttctctctccagacacgctgagtttctcaagcactcTCTGTATTTGTTCCCATGGCCCACAGCAGCATGTGTGGATTCTCTCTCTTTATGTAGCCCTTTGGGTCTTCATTTTCCAATTCTGAGTGAAGTGTTACAGGTAGCTGTTCTCTTTTTTAATGTTTACTGGTTCAGTACCTAGAGTGGTGATTAGAGACCATTAGAGATCCTGGTTCATTCAGACACCATGCGAGTCATCTCTGATTGGTTTCTTGAAATGGTTGCCCTATTAGATGTCTTTTAGAGGGTCTCTCTTTGGACTCCAGAGATCATATGATTCACAAGTGATATGTTTTATGGTCTTCTATATTTTAGCTTAGACAATATATAACATAGAAAATCAGGTTCTTATTGAATCAGATATCTGAGAGTTTATTAACAATTAACAATAAGCATTAATTTGACATCTTGGACTTTCATATAGAGTTTAGCTCATGCTTAGTTAGATTAATATATAACATACATAGTTGTCTGGCTGAAAAATTAGCAGGCTGACCTCATTAGATTGGCTAACCTAATGTTAGATGGGACCACCTTCTTACACAAAAGTACGACACATGATGATACCAGCTAATGTCTTTCTGAGATCTGTGCAAAAATATACCAGTATTCTTTCTAGGCAGCGAAACACACTtgcaagatacagtgaaaaccACTTAATTATATGAACAATAAAAGCAAAGAGAAAAGGATGCATATCTACAAAACTATTTGCAGAAATTGATTCTTAAAACAGCAATACAAACATGTGAGCATCTGAATTAGGAGTAGGTTTAGGCCACTGTAACCCTCAAGCCGGTTccaccattgaataagatcatggctgttctgattaCCCCGATATCCTTTCACTCCCATGCTTATCAAAAATCTatgtacctctgccttaaaaatactcaaaaacTCTCTTTTcaccaccttttgaggaagaaagCTTCAAAGATTTgcgaccttcttcagaaataaaaatgttttttgtcTCTATCTGAAATGGGCagcctctttttttaaaagagtagTTGCTAGTTGTTGattctctcacaagaggaaacatgctttcaTATCCATCCCATCAAAACAGCTCCAGATGTTATAAGCTTCAATCAAGTCTTcagaactccagcagatacaagcctagtttgtccaatctttcttcagaaaGCAACACAGCCATTCACATAATAGTCTGGTAAATCTTCGAACTGCTTCCAACTCGTTGacacccttccttaaataatgagACAAATATTGTGTACAGCACTCCAGAAATGGCCCGCTGTCCTATAAAtattttttgttcatttatgggacatgggcattgctgcctggccagcatttattgcccatccctagctgcccttgaactgagtgtcttGCGAGtctatttcagaggacagtggAGAGTCAACAACATTTCTCTGGTTCTGGAGTAACATGTggtccctgaaggacattggtgagccagatgtgtttttcctgacaattggcaatggtttcatgatcatcagtagatttttaaaaaatattgaccccaatttccaccatcagccacggcgggattcgaacctgaaATCCGTCTAGCTCAttgtaatgtcctttagggaatccTGGTCTAAATGTAACTCAGATGTAGTGTGATTGGCTGTCACCATGCTCTCTACAACAGCCTAGCATAGTCAGACAGTCTAAACACATGTAGACATGAACAATTAATACTAGCCTTGCCAGTAATGCCTCCAccttgtgaaagaataaagaaaaaagatctATGCTAATGCCGCATTAAACAATCACAACTCTAGAATTAAATACAGCGATGCGGTCTTGCATGTAATTGTTGCCTATGTTGTATGCTTCATCTTTTCAGTGAATATGCAAATATATCACTTGTGACAAACATACAGTGACACGAGACAGTGTCAAGTCT
Encoded here:
- the LOC132209623 gene encoding putative protein CRIPAK, translating into MAVRVHRLLTWPCMFTARSHSCACSPPPHTAVHVHRPLTQCARPRTFTARSHGHARSLPIHTAVHVHSPLTQCAHSQPAHTAVHVHSPLTQCAHSQPAHTAVNVHSPLTQCAHSQPAHTAVHIHSSLTQCAHSQPAHTAVHIHSSLTQCAHSQPAHTAVHIHSPLTRPCTFTARSHSVHIHRPLTRPRTFTARSHGCTRSPPTHTAPHVHSPFTRPCVFTAHSHGRARSQPAHTAVHVHSPFTRPCTFTAHSHGRARSQPAHTAVHVHSPLTRPCTFTARSHGRARSQPAHTAVHVHSPLTQCAHSQPAHTAMHVHRPHTPLCTFTARSHGRAHSPPAYTAMHAHSSLTQCAHSPPVHTAVHVHSPLSRPCTFTACLHSVHIHRPLTRPCTFTARSHSRAGSFLHLLHLASGP